In Bifidobacterium sp. ESL0775, the following are encoded in one genomic region:
- a CDS encoding TM2 domain-containing protein, which produces MNNTPDAPNGQPDQRSGQGFNAPQPGNGGGQNQYQQPYGQYQGQNQQYPQNSYGPNGASGQPQPAPQAPYSQPNYQQTGYTQPNYGQPHYAQSQAGQTGYGYAAGGAGQPYASQNGYPQGQPGQPYAPQYTQPGQPQPLPYGYQPRSKMAAGLLGIFLGWLGVHNFYLGFYGKAVAQLLLTLLGWILLGLGPVAAFIWGLVEGILILSSNYGSPWHRDAKGVELRE; this is translated from the coding sequence ATGAACAACACACCAGATGCACCCAACGGCCAGCCTGACCAGCGCTCAGGGCAAGGTTTCAACGCCCCTCAGCCCGGCAATGGCGGCGGCCAGAACCAGTACCAGCAGCCTTACGGCCAGTATCAGGGCCAAAACCAGCAGTATCCGCAGAACAGTTATGGGCCAAACGGCGCGTCCGGGCAACCGCAACCGGCGCCTCAGGCACCATATAGCCAACCCAATTACCAGCAAACTGGCTATACGCAACCGAATTACGGCCAGCCACATTATGCCCAGTCACAGGCGGGTCAAACGGGTTACGGCTATGCCGCGGGCGGCGCCGGCCAGCCGTATGCCAGCCAGAACGGCTATCCGCAAGGCCAGCCCGGACAGCCTTACGCTCCGCAATATACGCAGCCAGGCCAGCCCCAGCCCCTGCCTTATGGCTATCAGCCCCGCAGCAAGATGGCCGCGGGATTACTGGGCATCTTCTTGGGGTGGCTTGGCGTGCACAACTTCTATCTGGGCTTCTACGGCAAGGCCGTGGCCCAGTTGCTCCTGACGCTGCTTGGCTGGATCCTGCTCGGCCTCGGCCCCGTGGCCGCCTTCATCTGGGGCTTGGTTGAGGGGATACTGATTTTGAGCTCCAACTACGGCTCGCCGTGGCAC
- a CDS encoding 3-isopropylmalate dehydrogenase: MSTKKTYHIAVIPGDGIGKEIVPPAQEVMEKATEGVADFEYEDFDLGSQRYVRDGAVLPDEDLERIKKTDAILLGAIGDPRLDVPAGLLERGLLLKLRFDLDQYVNLRPSKLYKGVESPLKNPGDIDFVVVREGTEGLYCGAGGDIRKGTPHEVATEVSLNTAYGVERVVRYAFDLAMKRKKHVTLVHKKNVLINAGDMWQRIVDEVGREYPEVSHDYLHIDATTIFMVTDPSRFDVILTDNLFGDIITDEAGAVVGGVGYSASGCINASNEYPSMFEPIHGSAPDIAGKGIANPTATILSTAMLLRHLGMDEPAKHIEEVVEADIAENGQKQRTTAEVGKAILDRI, translated from the coding sequence ATGAGCACTAAAAAGACATATCACATCGCCGTCATCCCCGGTGACGGCATTGGCAAGGAAATCGTTCCACCGGCCCAAGAGGTCATGGAGAAGGCCACCGAGGGCGTGGCCGACTTCGAGTATGAGGACTTCGATCTTGGATCCCAACGCTATGTGCGTGATGGGGCGGTGCTGCCCGACGAGGACCTCGAGCGGATCAAGAAGACCGACGCCATTCTGTTGGGGGCCATCGGCGACCCCCGGCTCGATGTGCCGGCCGGCTTGCTTGAGCGCGGCTTGCTGTTGAAGCTGCGTTTCGATCTCGACCAGTACGTCAACTTGCGTCCCTCCAAGCTTTACAAGGGTGTCGAGTCCCCGCTGAAGAACCCCGGTGACATCGATTTCGTCGTCGTGCGCGAAGGCACGGAAGGCCTGTATTGCGGCGCCGGCGGCGACATCCGCAAGGGCACCCCGCACGAGGTGGCCACCGAGGTCAGCCTCAACACCGCCTACGGCGTCGAGCGCGTGGTGCGTTACGCCTTCGACCTGGCGATGAAGCGCAAGAAGCACGTCACTTTGGTCCATAAGAAGAACGTCTTGATTAACGCCGGCGACATGTGGCAGCGCATCGTCGACGAGGTCGGCCGAGAATACCCCGAGGTCAGCCACGACTACCTGCACATCGACGCGACCACCATCTTCATGGTCACCGATCCCAGCCGTTTCGACGTCATCCTGACCGACAACCTCTTCGGCGACATCATCACCGACGAGGCGGGCGCCGTGGTCGGCGGAGTCGGCTATTCGGCTTCAGGCTGCATCAACGCCAGCAACGAGTATCCTTCGATGTTCGAGCCCATCCACGGCTCCGCCCCCGACATCGCCGGCAAGGGCATCGCCAACCCGACGGCCACCATCCTCTCCACAGCGATGCTGTTGCGTCACCTTGGCATGGATGAGCCGGCCAAGCATATCGAGGAGGTCGTCGAGGCCGATATCGCCGAAAACGGGCAGAAGCAACGCACCACCGCTGAGGTCGGCAAGGCCATATTGGATAGAATCTGA
- a CDS encoding DoxX family protein, with product MVKWLRTSKSGMIVATIVRIYLAIAWLQAGWEKVVGFCTGKFSAAGFIQMGISHPVPVEGTSGPAEYPWYTWFLQHIAMPQVNVFSFMVAFGEVAVGLGLLFGTLTTAAAFFGMLMNWAYVLCGVVSSGPIDIICEFIILVAGLNAGKIGLDRWIIPWLRSKIHWLGNSVFDEEKTTWPLQKA from the coding sequence ATGGTTAAATGGTTACGCACAAGCAAAAGCGGCATGATTGTCGCCACCATCGTCCGCATCTATCTCGCCATCGCGTGGTTGCAGGCCGGCTGGGAGAAAGTGGTGGGCTTCTGCACGGGAAAGTTCAGCGCGGCAGGCTTCATCCAGATGGGCATCAGCCACCCGGTTCCCGTTGAGGGGACGAGCGGCCCCGCTGAATACCCTTGGTACACCTGGTTCCTGCAGCATATCGCCATGCCTCAAGTCAACGTGTTCTCGTTCATGGTGGCGTTCGGCGAAGTCGCGGTGGGCTTGGGGTTGCTTTTCGGCACTCTGACCACAGCCGCCGCCTTCTTCGGCATGCTGATGAACTGGGCCTACGTCCTCTGCGGCGTCGTTTCTTCGGGCCCGATCGACATCATCTGCGAATTCATCATCCTGGTCGCCGGCTTGAACGCGGGCAAGATAGGTCTTGATCGCTGGATCATTCCTTGGCTGCGCAGCAAGATTCATTGGCTGGGCAATTCGGTCTTCGACGAGGAAAAGACCACTTGGCCGTTGCAGAAGGCCTGA